One segment of Ureibacillus thermophilus DNA contains the following:
- a CDS encoding VCBS repeat-containing protein, with product MFPYWQHQWANGMAYPASQSNGPFIAAYQLSDVTGDGVVDGIFLIATKLDDSPYLTNMSLVVQNGLTHEISVYHLKDAAGYNPTIWTGDLTGDRVDDILVTVQSGGSGAIVYAYVFSFISGKLGKIFDGIKFHEERQYKVKYEDHAEVAVTSRNPNVRYLLNIRYKGKEYLDEIYDPMGKLKEPIEGWVDPISGIYPIGLTGNGTYSLLTMEQIAGRYHADSLGYVENVLSWNGRQFESVRQNVAIDGASF from the coding sequence ATGTTTCCATATTGGCAACATCAATGGGCAAACGGCATGGCGTATCCTGCCTCCCAGTCAAATGGTCCCTTTATTGCAGCTTATCAATTGAGCGATGTTACAGGTGATGGAGTAGTGGATGGGATTTTCCTCATTGCAACAAAACTGGATGATAGCCCTTATTTAACCAATATGAGCCTTGTTGTGCAAAACGGACTCACCCATGAAATATCCGTCTATCATTTAAAGGATGCAGCAGGATACAATCCAACCATTTGGACGGGGGATTTAACAGGTGATCGGGTGGATGATATTCTTGTGACTGTTCAATCGGGAGGAAGCGGTGCAATTGTATATGCTTATGTTTTTTCTTTTATAAGCGGCAAGTTAGGGAAAATTTTTGATGGAATAAAGTTTCATGAAGAACGGCAATATAAGGTGAAATACGAAGACCACGCGGAAGTAGCGGTGACAAGTAGAAATCCAAATGTACGCTATTTGTTGAATATTCGTTATAAAGGAAAAGAGTATTTGGATGAAATCTATGATCCAATGGGTAAATTAAAAGAACCAATTGAAGGCTGGGTAGATCCGATTAGCGGCATTTATCCAATTGGTTTAACAGGCAATGGAACATATTCGCTATTGACGATGGAGCAGATTGCCGGCAGATATCATGCAGATAGTTTAGGATATGTGGAGAATGTTTTAAGTTGGAATGGACGTCAGTTTGAATCAGTTAGACAAAATGTTGCCATTGATGGAGCAAGTTTTTAA
- a CDS encoding YkvI family membrane protein — translation MRNSLKIGGAFVGLTVGGGFASGQEIMHFFLSYGWHGLFGVVVASILFAFLGTNIATLGYSLKTTSHKEVVLFIAGPTIGAVIDCLITVFAFCITVAMFAGAASALEVFFGINGIIGRLLMMGLTIVTLMLNVEKIMAVLAFAVPFLILIIVGIAMFSVSAMDGNITEYAKAAELSANGHWWMGAILYVSYNLGVGLPMLAVMGSTAKSKQEAGLGGVIGGLLLGGLIFLVYISLFLNLNVILGKPMPTLIIAMNIHPIAGMVMAVALIAMIYSTSVGVLYSFVVRFVSPKSKIYKPFAILSALTAFFASFIGFTTIVGTVYAIMGYLGIVIMTVILWTWLKRKRDVA, via the coding sequence GTGAGGAATAGTTTAAAAATAGGGGGAGCCTTTGTCGGATTAACCGTTGGAGGAGGTTTTGCATCTGGACAAGAGATTATGCACTTTTTCCTCTCCTATGGTTGGCATGGACTTTTCGGGGTCGTCGTTGCAAGCATCCTTTTTGCCTTTTTAGGAACTAATATTGCGACTTTAGGTTATTCTTTAAAAACAACTTCTCATAAAGAAGTGGTGCTTTTTATTGCAGGGCCAACCATTGGCGCTGTCATCGATTGCCTCATTACAGTGTTTGCTTTTTGCATTACTGTTGCGATGTTTGCAGGGGCCGCCAGTGCATTGGAAGTGTTTTTTGGTATAAACGGCATTATTGGTAGGCTTTTGATGATGGGTCTGACCATTGTAACTTTGATGCTCAACGTGGAAAAAATTATGGCTGTACTTGCTTTCGCCGTGCCTTTTTTAATCCTCATTATTGTTGGCATTGCCATGTTCTCAGTTTCGGCAATGGATGGAAATATCACAGAATATGCAAAAGCGGCAGAACTATCAGCCAATGGACATTGGTGGATGGGGGCTATTTTATATGTTTCTTATAATTTGGGGGTCGGTCTACCGATGCTAGCGGTCATGGGCAGCACGGCAAAAAGCAAACAAGAAGCCGGATTGGGCGGTGTTATTGGAGGACTGCTTCTTGGCGGACTAATCTTTTTAGTTTATATCAGTTTGTTTTTAAATTTAAATGTCATTCTAGGAAAACCGATGCCTACATTAATCATTGCCATGAATATCCATCCTATTGCGGGGATGGTGATGGCGGTTGCTTTAATTGCGATGATTTATAGCACATCGGTGGGAGTGCTCTATTCTTTTGTAGTTCGTTTTGTTTCACCAAAGTCTAAAATCTATAAACCCTTTGCCATATTATCTGCCCTCACTGCCTTTTTTGCAAGTTTCATCGGGTTTACGACAATTGTAGGGACGGTATATGCCATAATGGGTTATTTAGGAATTGTTATCATGACGGTTATTTTATGGACATGGTTGAAAAGAAAACGGGATGTTGCCTGA
- the menC gene encoding o-succinylbenzoate synthase, with protein MKINQVIVRYLKMPMKHSFTTSFGTIQDKSFLLLEILTEEGIVGFGECVAFEAPWYTEETVKTCWHMLEDFLIPILSQKEIHHPNDASKWFSGIRRNNMAKAAIEGALWDIYAQKMNQPLAKVLGGNKEEIDVGISLGIQPTIEKQIEVVGKYIEEGYKRIKVKIKPDWDVEVIRKLREAFPKVPMMADANSAYTLKDLNILKQLDEFDLMMIEQPLAYDDIVDHSILQKQLKTPICLDESILSLEDARKAIELESCGVINIKIGRVGGISEAIKIHDYCESKGIPVWCGGMLEAGIGRAHNIALTALSNFEMPGDTAGSNHYFEEDIIHPEVVVTNGTIQVPQTAGIGYEPNRKAIEKYTVSSKTYLI; from the coding sequence ATGAAAATTAATCAAGTGATTGTTCGATATTTAAAAATGCCTATGAAACATTCCTTCACGACAAGTTTCGGCACCATTCAAGATAAATCGTTTTTATTATTAGAAATTTTGACAGAAGAAGGCATCGTTGGATTTGGGGAATGTGTTGCTTTTGAGGCGCCATGGTATACAGAAGAAACGGTTAAAACTTGTTGGCATATGTTAGAAGATTTCCTGATTCCGATTCTTTCGCAAAAGGAAATCCATCATCCCAATGATGCGAGCAAATGGTTTTCAGGCATCCGCCGAAACAATATGGCCAAAGCAGCAATTGAAGGAGCCCTTTGGGACATTTATGCACAAAAAATGAATCAACCACTGGCCAAAGTTCTTGGAGGAAATAAAGAAGAAATTGATGTGGGCATTAGCCTTGGCATTCAACCCACGATTGAAAAACAAATTGAAGTAGTAGGGAAATATATTGAAGAAGGATATAAACGAATCAAAGTAAAAATTAAACCAGACTGGGATGTGGAAGTCATCCGTAAACTGCGGGAGGCCTTCCCCAAGGTGCCAATGATGGCCGATGCTAATTCTGCATATACGTTAAAGGATTTAAATATATTAAAACAGTTAGACGAGTTTGACTTAATGATGATTGAACAACCATTAGCCTACGATGATATTGTTGACCATTCCATCCTGCAAAAACAATTGAAAACGCCAATCTGTTTAGATGAAAGCATTCTATCGTTGGAAGATGCGCGGAAAGCAATTGAACTGGAAAGCTGCGGCGTCATCAATATCAAAATTGGACGAGTGGGGGGGATTTCAGAAGCAATCAAAATTCATGACTATTGTGAATCAAAAGGCATACCCGTTTGGTGCGGCGGAATGCTTGAAGCTGGCATAGGACGTGCCCACAATATTGCTTTGACCGCGCTATCCAATTTTGAGATGCCTGGAGATACGGCAGGGTCGAACCATTATTTTGAAGAAGATATTATTCATCCGGAAGTCGTTGTTACAAATGGAACAATTCAAGTGCCGCAAACTGCTGGCATAGGATATGAACCAAATCGAAAAGCGATTGAAAAATACACAGTCTCCTCAAAAACCTATCTTATATGA
- a CDS encoding MFS transporter, translating to MKSKSQKLSLALLLSNIFIIFVGISLVLPVLPSLMNELSISGTIAGNMVATFALAQLIASPFTGKWTDKYGRKIMIIIGLFLFSFSELLFGIGKSLEMLFLSRILGGVSGACIMPAITAFIADITSENERPKALGYMSAAINTGFIVGPGIGGFLAEFGIRVPFFAASILGAIVAIASIFLLKEPERMEQPDSKKGQKIGWKRIFMPMYFISFVIIFLSTFSLTSFESLFSLFIDHKFGFTPRDIAIIITGSGTVGAIAQILLFDRLTKRLGEIMVVRLSLIFSALLVFVMTIVSSYWSILLICCIVFVGFDLVRPGITSYLSKIAGNEQGFVGGMNSMFTSIGNIFGPIIGGILFDINLNFPFYFATIMLIFCIAIAMFWKEPNPSTL from the coding sequence ATGAAATCTAAATCACAAAAACTCTCTTTGGCATTACTCCTCAGCAATATATTCATCATTTTTGTAGGCATTAGTTTAGTCCTTCCTGTCTTGCCTTCATTGATGAATGAATTATCTATAAGCGGGACAATCGCAGGGAACATGGTTGCCACCTTTGCTTTGGCGCAGCTGATTGCTTCCCCTTTCACAGGAAAATGGACCGATAAGTATGGACGGAAAATCATGATTATTATCGGTCTTTTTTTATTTAGTTTTTCAGAGCTTTTATTCGGGATTGGGAAAAGCCTTGAAATGCTTTTTCTTTCAAGAATTTTAGGGGGAGTTAGCGGCGCTTGCATCATGCCTGCCATTACGGCATTCATTGCCGACATTACATCAGAAAACGAGCGTCCAAAAGCCCTTGGATATATGTCCGCAGCAATTAACACCGGATTTATTGTAGGACCGGGGATTGGCGGATTTTTAGCGGAATTTGGAATTCGTGTGCCCTTTTTTGCGGCAAGCATTTTAGGCGCAATCGTAGCCATTGCCTCCATCTTCCTATTGAAAGAACCGGAACGCATGGAACAACCGGATAGCAAGAAAGGACAAAAAATCGGCTGGAAACGAATTTTCATGCCGATGTATTTCATTTCTTTCGTTATTATTTTTCTTTCGACTTTTAGTTTGACTTCTTTTGAATCGTTGTTCAGCTTATTTATCGATCATAAATTCGGATTTACACCGCGGGATATTGCCATTATCATTACAGGCAGCGGAACGGTTGGAGCAATAGCACAAATCTTGTTGTTTGATCGGCTTACGAAACGATTGGGCGAAATTATGGTTGTCCGTTTAAGCTTAATCTTTTCTGCTCTATTAGTTTTCGTGATGACCATTGTAAGTTCTTATTGGTCCATTTTGTTGATATGCTGCATCGTATTCGTTGGATTTGATTTAGTTCGCCCCGGGATTACATCTTACCTTTCAAAAATTGCTGGAAATGAACAAGGATTCGTCGGCGGCATGAACTCCATGTTTACAAGCATCGGAAATATTTTTGGACCTATTATCGGAGGCATTTTGTTTGATATCAATCTAAATTTCCCTTTCTATTTCGCAACGATTATGTTAATTTTCTGCATTGCCATTGCAATGTTTTGGAAAGAACCTAACCCATCAACCCTATAA